CACCGGAGTGTCTGGTCCAGGAGAGTTCTTGATCGATAATAGAGCAACCGCTGTTTCCGGTACAGCCCAAGCATCAGATTTCTGTACGTTGAATCTTGATGTAGTCCAACTTTCTGCTGCTAAATGTTGTACAATTACTGGAAATCAAGTGACGTATCGCATAACGGTAACAAATACTCCAAACTCCCCGGGTACAAATGCACGAATAGTTGATACTATAACCATTCCTGAAGGATTAACTGTTAGATTTTCTTCTTTTGGTGGTTGCCAAGCCAGATTCCGTAATGGTGAAGAAGTGCCATTAAATCAGGATATCACAGGTTTAAGAATAATTGATATCGTCTGCGACAATTTACAAATCCCTCCAAGTGGATCAGCTCACCGTGATATTCAACTAACTATTGTTTCTGCCTCTACTCAATCTGGAACAATTAATAATACTTTGAACGCCGTCGACCCACTTGGTGGCCAAAACCAATTATTCTTGCCTACTCTAAATGTTCCTGTAAGTGTAGATACCGCTTATGTAGCATCCATTACATGCTCCAATCCTTGCCCAAATAACATCAATCCAGACAATGGGCAATTCTTTACTGCATCTAGTACAATGAATGCTGCTGGTCAGTCTGATTGTGGATGCGGTGGAGGACTATCTAGTTCTAACCCTACAAGAAAATTTAATTGGAGATCGGAACTGTAATAGTAAACGAAATATTAAAGCACATTCTCCTTCAGAATGTGCTTTTCTACATAAAACATGTTTGTTGACATCATACCTGAGGGGGTATAATATAAAAGAACAAATGAACCGTATTGGAGGAGATGGTTGTTGGTCATTTCTGTTGCTTTGATATTCTTGATAATTTCCGTTTACTTTTATAATAGATATGTTCCGGTATTGGGTGTTCCTTGTGTGAAAAATTTAGAACTTATCAGTCCTGTGAAAATTGTTGATGTCAGGGATTATAATTATGTAGATGAACCTGTTCCTGTTGCGGTTAATATTCCTGTTGCCTATCTGCAACGTAACTACCAACAATTTAAAAATGAAAAAGTAATCGTCCTTGCATCTAGCCATCTTGAAAAAAACATTAGTGTGCGTTATTTAAAGAAAAAAGGCATTGAAGTAATTGGGTACAGAGTGATAGGGAATAACTGTAAGTGTCCAAAATTAAAAATGGTATAAGACGATGATACAACCCGGAATATTATTTCCGGGTTTTTTTACGTTGAAAAGGCAGGCAGGCTCGTGAATTGCTTGTCTATTTTTTGTTATGTGAGGAATTGACACAATCATTTTCTACTAAAATGAATATACTTTTAATAGATTAATAGAGGAGGTGAGAGTCGTGGGAGTATTGTATGTAGAATGCAAGGTGTGCTGCGAAGTAAAGTGTAAATGCTATCTTCGTCCTAGTAGACCTGCTATGGACAATGCGGTTTCACCGATGGAAGATGCGGCGCGTGACAAGAAAAAATGTGGCTGTAGTGCTGGCGCATCTCGCTATTACAAGTACAATGACTAAATGCTAGTGAGAGAATAGACGGGCGGTAACTGCGCTTGTCTATTTTTTCTTTTTGGTAGATAAGTACAAGAATAATCTAGCGTTTTACATATTATATAGTAGCTTGAAAAATAGGAGGTGATATTGTGGGAATAGTTTATGTGGAATGTTGCGAGAAAAAGTGTTGTTGCTGTTGCGATGATAAGAGAGATAAGTGTCCGAAACCGGTTAGAAGAAATGAGCCGATAGTTTGTGATGGATTAAGGTCAATGCTTGCTATGCTAGGTGCTATAAATGTACCTTCAGCAAATTTAACTTATTTTTTTACTAATGCTGCTGTCAAATATGATTCCAGCTACTGCCCATTATTAACGGGCTACAGAACGCCGACTGTGGCTGAGTTGCAATCAATTGCAACTAGTTTAACATCAACAGGGTCAATCGGGGGAACGCCTCTATGTCCAATGGTTGTATGGGCGTTGAATGGAATCGAACCAGTTCTTGTGGAGGTAGTACCGGCACTTGGAACGGTCGAAGTACTGAGAACTCCGTCTTTACGTTGTAAAGCATACCGTATTTGTGTAACAACAACTACGCCAGCAAATGGTTAAAAAGGGTTAAAGACTTTTCAGAAGGATATTAATATCCTTCTCTTTTACATAATTATCCTCCAATTGACCAAACTAATTTTAACTAACAATCTGAAAGGTGGGTTTCTCCAATTATGGAAAATTCCCATAACCATATACGACTTACTTCAGCAGAGATCGGGCATTTATGGAGCAGTTATTTGTTTGAAACGTCCGTTCATCATATGTTTCGATACTTCTTGGTACATGTGGATGATCCGGATGTTGCGAGGTTTTTAGAGCAATGTCTGCATACATCCAAACGACATGTACATAGATATATGGATATTTTCAAAAAAGAAAGTTTTCCTGTTCCGAGAGGCATTACTTCTGAAGATATCAATACAAAAGCTCCCCGGCTTTTTTCGGATGTTTTTTATCTTCATTACATTGATGGAATGGCGAAGTTTGCACTGAATGGTTTTGCTCTTGCTGTAGCGGAAGTTTCGCGTAAGGATGTCAGAGAAGTGTTTCACTTGCATATTGATGCTCTTCAAGAAATAACGGAGATGGGGAAGAGGTTGCTGTTGGAAAAGGGACTTTACTCTAGACCTCCGTATATTACAACGCCTGAACAAGTCGATTTTGTGGAAAATGGTCATTTTTTTGCTGGGTTTACTTTGGATAAGCGTCCGTTGACTGTATTTGAGATGAATCAGCTTTTTCAAAATGTACGTTCCAACTCGTTGGGGAAAGCGCTACTAAAAGGATTTATGCAAGTTACGGATGATAAAAAGCTTTGTGCTTATTTTGAAAAAGGGAAAAGCTTGGCCAATAAGTATGTAACGATGTTTTCTACCATACTTTTGAAAGAGGATTGCAATGTCCCTTCCACCTATGCAAGTGAGGTGCTGGACTCTTCTGTATCTCCTTTTTCCAACCGTTTTATGCTCAATCATGTGACACATCTGATTTCATATGGAACTGCAAATTACGGGTTGTCGATGGCGTTAAGTCCTCGCAAAGACTTAGCTTTAATATACTTAAAGGTGATAGGTGAAGTGATGACATTTGCTGGAGACGGTGCAAAACTTTTAATAAAGCATGGCTGGATGGAGCAGCCTCCTACTAAATCTGATGCGAAAAATTGTAAAGATTAAAAAAGAGCCTTTCTATATGGAAAGTCTCTATTTTTCAAAATATAGATGATAGTGAAGCTGGCAACCGGGGTTGAAGGCGGCATTACATGTTGGGCAAATCGATTGGCTGTTTAAATACTCGTTTATGGTCAGCTCTGTTTTACAGTTTCCGCAAAAAATTGCTTTCCTATCATATTCATGTTTAGGCCATACGCTTGCTGGATGGTTTTTATGTTCTTCATGACATTGGTAGCAAGGATAATACTCTTTGCAACAATGAAACTTAATGGCAATAATATCTTTTTCTGAATGATAATGAGTGCATCGTGTGAAGCGATCAACAGTGGAGCCGAGTACTTTAACAGTCAATCCATCCATCCCCTTAATTTCATGAAATTAGTTAGGTTGCCAAACGATTTCGCCGGACTTTGATTCTTTATCTATTTCCACTTCAAAATCATGTTTTTCATAGAAATGAACCAGACGTTCTACATGTTCCCAATCGCGCTTTGCGATGTCACCAGTAATACAATGGATATTTTGATCTTTGGCAACTTCTTTAAGGTAATTCATGCAAATAGAACCATATCCTTTGTTTTCTGGTCCCTTGATATCACCGATAAGAATGGTGTCGTCATCTTTGTATGTGGCCTGAATGGAGAAATCCCACTGGCCGCGATAGGCGGATACGCAATCGTTAAGCATGATCTTGCAGGAATTATTGTCGTAATTTGTGTAAACAACTACCCAGTTATCGTCTTTCGTTTGATCGATTCCAATTACTTGCCACTTTTTGGCGATTTCTTTCATATTTTCTTTCATACGGAACATTTGAAATTCCAAATCATCTAGTTCCTGTTTGATTTCTTCTTTATCTCTTGTCTCTTCTTCGGCCATGAATAAGCTTGTGAAAGACATCCAATTCCCCCCCTTAAAATCTATAAATAATATTACACATATAGTTATTTTCCGAGTCTAAATGACAATCAGCATTTTATTATACAGGTTTTTTACAAATGTTTCAAATTACAGCACACAAAAATAAAAGCAAGTCATCACGAGGGACGACTTGCTTTCATTTTTTTATTCGAATAAAGGCGCTAATTATATGATGTATAGCGCAATTAGTAACTTGCTTCATCACAAGCATTATAAGGTGTCCTGCTACATGGACATAATTTATAAATGACATAAAAGTATTATATTCGTTTGCCGCGGTATAATTCCATGGTAGTTTCCCTTACTTAAACAACGTAAGCCCTACCTCTCATACGTCCTTACGGCTCCTAGGCCGTGCCAGATCGATTAAGCCTCTGTGAAAAAACTATATGGAACGCCAGTGCATCCTTGTGATACGTTGGTATTGCTTAAGAATGTCATAACGTTCTTCCTTTCTATATCAAGTTACTAATATTGTTGGGCTTGTACCCAAACTCTTATTATACATCATCTGACTATAAAGTCAAGCTTGTAAAATAAAACTCGATTTTTGTAGGAAAAATTTTTACAGAATTCTTTTGAAATTTGGTAAAATAGAAAAAAGATAAAGAGAAGCAGTTGAACAATTAATAGGGAGACTAGATATGTTAAGTCAAAACTTACAAGATTTGAAGCAACCATCAAGTGGTGCAGAAGAATTCCTTAGAAATAATGAATTGGCTGATCTCATCCAGAAACAAATTTTTGCAACGATTATTAAAAAGAAGTTGGATTTGTCTGAGAGCGAGATGAAAATTTGGATTGCAGGGTGCTCCACTGGACAAGAAGTCTACTGTTTAGCAATATTGTTAAAAGAGACGATTGAATCGATGGATGAAAATTTGGAGATGGAGTTTAAGATTTACGCCACCGACCTGGACTATGATTCTGTAAAGATTGCAGGCGCAGGTGTCTACCCTAATACGGCTTTTGAAAATGTTCCATCTGATATTCTGAACAAGTATTTTGATAAGATGCAGGATTATTATGTGGTGAAAAAATCAATAAGGGAGCATATCATCTTTGCCCCTCACAACATTGCAAAAGACCCTGGCTTTCATCATCTGGACTTTATCAGTTGCAGAAATGTATTGCATTATTTTCAGCCAACACAAAAACAGCGGATTATTTCGTCGTTCCACCATTCTCTAAATGAAGATGGGTATTTGTTTCTTGGGCAATCAGGCTCAATAGGTGATAGTAAAGAGCTTTTTCGTGCGATCAATAAAAAATGGAAGATATATATAAAGCAAGAAGTGGAGGACCGTAAACGAAGTGAAGATATTGGTCTCCATGCCATACAGGAAAAAAGTCAAGAAGAGAAAGAGTTGCAGTTGTTAAATAAAGAACTGATTCAGGCAAAAGAGCGCATTGCTACTTTACAAGTGAAACTTGAGGACATCCATAATGAGTATGAAGATAAGTACGAGACGCTTAAAATCGATTCGTATCATCCAATCCTCTTCGTTAAGGGATTGCTCCAAATTATTAAAAAGCAGGAGTTTTATAAAGAAGAATACGCAGCTGCTATGCTTAAAGAGATGACTAAGCTTGAAATGGCAATCGAAAATTTCCTAATGGATGAACAATAAGCACAAGAAACCCCCGTCAAATCATTTGACGGGGGTTAAACTATTTTATCAAGAACGAAGAAGACCTTTAATATCTTCCAACTCAGACTGAATTAATTTAATATATTCCAACTTCCCAACCTCTGATAGATCATCTTGTATAATTCCAAGTAGATCATTGATTGTGGAGATCTTTCTTTCTGCTTGCTTTTTCTGGAATTCAATGGAATTATCAGGTTCTGCGTTTGTCTCAACAATTTCATTCCAATCATTATTTTCAAGCTGCTTACGCCATTGTTGAAATTCCAACTGTACATGCTGAAAAGCAGACGTTTCATTCATACAAACCAAATGGATAATCTTTTCTTTTTGCTGGTAATGAAAGTATACAGTGAACAAGGTTGTGGGTGAGTCTGTTGTTTTTAAGTTAAGTTCCATAACTCCTGGTGAAGGATTGGTCTTTATTTGTTTTAACTTTGTCTTACTATCCCAATCTACCAAGTCTAGAAATGATGTTACTGGATAGAAGATGTGGGTGACTGACTGAGAAACATTAATAATTTCAAAGTCCTCAGTCATCTTAATATATGGGACGGGAATCCGGTACATTAAAGAAGCACTCCTTTATTGATGATTCCGGCTTCTTTTCTATAATCTTCCAACCATTGAAAAAGGAAGGATGTATCCTTAGCAATGAGAGTTTCCGCAGTACAGCATGACCGAAAGGCAGATTCCGCATGCAAGCGGCTTCCAACTATAAAAGTGGTGCCAGGGCTTATATTTTGCAGTCTTTCCATTGTTTCCTTAAGTTTTGGAAGGTGATGTCTAATGGACACAGATATACATACCACCTCTGGCTGCCATTTTTTCAGGCTATATTCTGCATAGTCCAATGGTAAGTTCGAACCTAGGTCATACACATCCCAACCATATTCTTCAAATAGGGAGGAGGCCATTTTCAATCCCAAATCATGTTCTTCTCCTTCTACACAAAAAAACATGGCACGTGGGGAAGGGGAATTCTCTTTTATATATCTATCATTCAATTTTTCCAAATGATATTTTGTCAAAATCAACTCACAGGTACCTGTCGCCAAATGCTCATGCGCAACAGATATTTTATT
This window of the Sutcliffiella horikoshii genome carries:
- a CDS encoding GNAT family N-acetyltransferase, whose amino-acid sequence is MSFTSLFMAEEETRDKEEIKQELDDLEFQMFRMKENMKEIAKKWQVIGIDQTKDDNWVVVYTNYDNNSCKIMLNDCVSAYRGQWDFSIQATYKDDDTILIGDIKGPENKGYGSICMNYLKEVAKDQNIHCITGDIAKRDWEHVERLVHFYEKHDFEVEIDKESKSGEIVWQPN
- a CDS encoding cobalamin B12-binding domain-containing protein: MNEISKKLSQFLLEKNVASGWSCVKDTIDQGYNSAFIYDFILRDAMYRIGEMWEENKISVAHEHLATGTCELILTKYHLEKLNDRYIKENSPSPRAMFFCVEGEEHDLGLKMASSLFEEYGWDVYDLGSNLPLDYAEYSLKKWQPEVVCISVSIRHHLPKLKETMERLQNISPGTTFIVGSRLHAESAFRSCCTAETLIAKDTSFLFQWLEDYRKEAGIINKGVLL
- a CDS encoding CHY zinc finger protein; its protein translation is MDGLTVKVLGSTVDRFTRCTHYHSEKDIIAIKFHCCKEYYPCYQCHEEHKNHPASVWPKHEYDRKAIFCGNCKTELTINEYLNSQSICPTCNAAFNPGCQLHYHLYFEK
- a CDS encoding DUF3231 family protein, with product MENSHNHIRLTSAEIGHLWSSYLFETSVHHMFRYFLVHVDDPDVARFLEQCLHTSKRHVHRYMDIFKKESFPVPRGITSEDINTKAPRLFSDVFYLHYIDGMAKFALNGFALAVAEVSRKDVREVFHLHIDALQEITEMGKRLLLEKGLYSRPPYITTPEQVDFVENGHFFAGFTLDKRPLTVFEMNQLFQNVRSNSLGKALLKGFMQVTDDKKLCAYFEKGKSLANKYVTMFSTILLKEDCNVPSTYASEVLDSSVSPFSNRFMLNHVTHLISYGTANYGLSMALSPRKDLALIYLKVIGEVMTFAGDGAKLLIKHGWMEQPPTKSDAKNCKD
- a CDS encoding CheR family methyltransferase, whose protein sequence is MLSQNLQDLKQPSSGAEEFLRNNELADLIQKQIFATIIKKKLDLSESEMKIWIAGCSTGQEVYCLAILLKETIESMDENLEMEFKIYATDLDYDSVKIAGAGVYPNTAFENVPSDILNKYFDKMQDYYVVKKSIREHIIFAPHNIAKDPGFHHLDFISCRNVLHYFQPTQKQRIISSFHHSLNEDGYLFLGQSGSIGDSKELFRAINKKWKIYIKQEVEDRKRSEDIGLHAIQEKSQEEKELQLLNKELIQAKERIATLQVKLEDIHNEYEDKYETLKIDSYHPILFVKGLLQIIKKQEFYKEEYAAAMLKEMTKLEMAIENFLMDEQ